A window of the Melospiza melodia melodia isolate bMelMel2 chromosome 25, bMelMel2.pri, whole genome shotgun sequence genome harbors these coding sequences:
- the ADAM15 gene encoding disintegrin and metalloproteinase domain-containing protein 15 isoform X1, translated as MGAMGPRLLLAAGLLLSAGTGRAAGDSSQQQQHSEESGHSWSVTPRVLWDNRTLSLAEATQGGFPARLTVLLELEGVRLLLELEQNWELVQGTGALLYYLPDGTRVIQEPREQEHCCYQGTVRGFPGSWANLCACAGLSGRLWLSDSRSYTLEPDSSSPGQHLASRLRLEPQSCRQGSQPGAEATEPPWPQRGKRAAAEQRFVELVMVVDHAAFQNYPSLQRVHTRTLEIANQVDVFFRPLGVRVALLAVEVWSEGDKIAVGGSARAVLERFLRWRREELLPQLPHDNAQLLTGAHFDDVSVGMSTQASICSPTRSGGVSMDHSVSVLVVASTVAHQLGHNLGMRHDGAGRLCDCGDLRHDRGCIMAPPTGLTPGLSFSNCSRQDLERSLQQGQGWCLSNVPEPQVLTGSPTCGNRFVELGEECDCGLSVECTDPCCNSSSCQLMPGAVCAAEDACCEDCQLRRAGHVCREPLGECDLPEFCDGVSRRCPPDTFLQDGQPCASGRARCYSGACATYEGQCQQLLGPGASPVSSSCMAALNTRGDERGHCGQLPNGSYVTCTQQDTSCGMLQCQRGSSRGNSPEGSCQGTTLPGDEDVTDAAMVLPGTTCGPGKMCLQHRCQDVSVLGDQQCQSKCHGHGVCNNHGHCHCERGWAPPSCDSPGVGGSEDSGPAGLERGGSALPTALLLSALLGLALALGLCRARRAGLHKRLCQLGKGTSCQYSAETRVRFLGPGAADGWSGISQPEPTSGSSQGPPARPRPPQWRQATELQVMHGSKPAALGSARPDPPSRPLPPDPVPKVMPGQGGGHPPAHPGPAACLAALQLSGTCVTRLSPNPSSPAGRWFPRCPTCPPLSHCPSLSAQAPPSDRPPPPTRPLPADPVLLSAQPSGPAKPPPPQRPLPSDPPGPSVSRSESPPGHPYVTVIPARPAPAPPEA; from the exons ATGGGGGCGATGGGGCCGCGGCTGCTGCTGGCCGCGGGGCTGCTGCTCTCCGCTGGCACCGGGAGAGCTGCAG gtgacagctcgcagcagcagcagcacagtgaggAATCAGGACACTCCTGGTCAGTGACCCCGCGGGTGCTGTGGGATAACCGGACGCTCAGCTTGGCTGAAGCCACCCAG GGGGGGTTCCCCGCCCGTCTGacagtgctgctggagctggagggagtgcggctgctgctggagctggagcagaacTG GGAGCTGGTGCAGGGCACTGGGGCGCTGCTCTATTACCTGCCCGATGGCACACGGGTGATCCAGGAGCCCAGAGAGCAG GAGCACTGCTGCTACCAGGGGACAGTGCGGGGCTTCCCTGGCTCCTGGGCCAACCTCTGTGCCTGTGCTGGACTCAG TGGCCGCCTCTGGCTGTCGGACAGCAGGAGCTACACGCTGGAGccagacagcagcagcccagggcagcacttGGCATCCCGGCTTCGGCTGGAGCcacagagctgcaggcagggctccCAGCCTGGGGCAGAGGCAACAGAGCCCCCCTGGCCACAGAGG ggcAAGCGGGCAGCGGCAGAGCAGCGCTTTGTGGAGCTGGTGATGGTGGTGGACCACGCTGCG TTCCAGAATTACCCCAGCCTACAACGCGTTCACACCCGGACCCTGGAAATTGCCAACCAGGTGGATGTG ttCTTCCGCCCGCTGGGAGTGCGGGTGGCCCTGCTGGCCGTGGAGGTCTGGAGCGAGGGTGACAAGATCGCGGTGGGCGGCAGCGCCCGGGCCGTGCTGGAGCGGTTCCTGCGCTGGCGCCGcgaggagctgctgccccagctgccccacgACAATGCCCAGCTCCTGAC GGGTGCTCACTTCGATGATGTCTCCGTGGGGATGTCGACTCAagcttccatctgttcccccacgCGCTCCGGGGGGGTCAGCATG GATCACTCCGTCAGCGTCCTCGTCGTGGCCTCCACTGTGGCCCATCAGCTGGGGCACAACCTGGGCATGCGCCACGACGGCGCCGGGCGCCTCTGCGACTGCGGCGACCTCCGGCACGACCGCGGCTGCATCATGGCACCGCCCACGGG GTTGACACCTGGCTTGAGCTTCAGCAACTGCAGCCGGCAGGACCTGGAGCGcagcctgcagcagggccagggctggtgcCTGTCCAATGTCCCCGAGCCCCAGGTCCTGACCGGGAGCCCCACCTGCGGGAATCGCTTCGTAGAGCTGGGCGAGGAATGCGACTGCGGCCTCAGCGTG GAGTGCACCGATCCCTGCTgcaacagcagctcctgccagctgatgccagggGCCGTGTGTGCCGCCGAGGATGCCTGCTGTGAGGACTGCCAg CTGCGCCGTGCTGGCCACGTGTGTCGGGAGCCGCTGGGCGAGTGTGACCTTCCCGAGTTCTGTGACGGGGTCTCACGGCGCTGCCCCCCTGACACGTTCCTGCAGGACGGGCAGCCCTGTGCCAGCGGGCGGGCACGCTGCTACAGCGGGGCCTGTGCCACCTACgaggggcagtgccagcagctgctggggccag GTGCCAGTCCTGTGTCCAGCTCCTGCATGGCAGCCCTGAACACCAGAGGGGATGAACGTGGGCACTGTGGGCAGCTCCCCAACGGCTCCTATGTCACTTGCACCCAGCA GGACACCAGCTGTGGGATGCTGCAGTGCCAGCGCGGCAGCTCCCGTGGGAACAGCCCAGAAGGGTCCTGCCAGGGCACCACCCTGCCCGGGGATGAGGATGTGACAGATGCGGCCATGGTGCTGCCTGGCACCACCTGTGGCCCCGGGAAG ATGTGCCTCCAGCACCGGTGCCAGGACGTCTCCGTGCTGGGTGACCAGCAGTGCCAGAGCAAATGCCACGGGCACGGG GTGTGCAACAACCACGGGCACTGCCACTGTGAGCGGGGCTGGGCCCCCCCAAGCTGTGACAGCCCCGGCGTGGGGGGCAGCGAGGACAGCGGCCCTGCCGGCCTTGAGCGAG GGGGAAGCGCCCTGCCCACGGCCCTGCTGCTGAGCGCGCTGCTGGGGCTGGcgctggcactggggctgtgccgtgcccgccgtgccggccTGCACAAGCGCCTCTGCCAGCTTGGGAAAGGCACCTCCTGCCAGTACAG TGCTGAGACCCGGGTGCGGTTCCTGGGTCCCGGAGCCGCAGACGGCTGGAGCGG GATCTCACAGCCAGAGCCCACGTCGGGCAGCAGCCAAGGTCCCCCGGCGCGTCCCCGGCCGCCGCAGTGGCGGCAGGCCACAGAGCTGCAGGTCATGCATGGCAGCAAG CCGGCTGCCCTCGGCTCAGCCCGGCCTGATCCGCCCTCCCGGCCTCTCCCGCCGGACCCTGTGCCCAAGGTAATGCCCGGGCAGGGCGGGGGgcaccccccagcccaccctggaCCCGCTGCATGTCTGGCTGCGCTCCAGCTCTCGGGGACCTGTGTGACACggctgtccccaaacccctccagcccAGCGGGACGCTGGTTCCCGCGCTGCCCCACTTGTCCCCCGCTGTCACACTGTCCCTCTCTCTCTGCCCAGGCCCCCCCCTCGGACAGGCCGCCCCCCCCCACACGCCCGCTGCCCGCAGACCCTGTGCTGCTGAGCGCTCAG CCCTCAGGTCCGGCCAAGCCGCCCCCACCACAGCGGCCGCTGCCCTCGGACCCTCCGGGCCCTTCGGTGTCCCGCAGTGAGAGCCCCCCTGGGCACCCCTATGTCACCGTGATTCCTGCCAG gcCCGCGCCGGCGCCGCCAGAGGCCTGA
- the ADAM15 gene encoding disintegrin and metalloproteinase domain-containing protein 15 isoform X3 yields MGAMGPRLLLAAGLLLSAGTGRAAGDSSQQQQHSEESGHSWSVTPRVLWDNRTLSLAEATQGGFPARLTVLLELEGVRLLLELEQNWELVQGTGALLYYLPDGTRVIQEPREQEHCCYQGTVRGFPGSWANLCACAGLSGRLWLSDSRSYTLEPDSSSPGQHLASRLRLEPQSCRQGSQPGAEATEPPWPQRGKRAAAEQRFVELVMVVDHAAFQNYPSLQRVHTRTLEIANQVDVFFRPLGVRVALLAVEVWSEGDKIAVGGSARAVLERFLRWRREELLPQLPHDNAQLLTGAHFDDVSVGMSTQASICSPTRSGGVSMDHSVSVLVVASTVAHQLGHNLGMRHDGAGRLCDCGDLRHDRGCIMAPPTGLTPGLSFSNCSRQDLERSLQQGQGWCLSNVPEPQVLTGSPTCGNRFVELGEECDCGLSVECTDPCCNSSSCQLMPGAVCAAEDACCEDCQLRRAGHVCREPLGECDLPEFCDGVSRRCPPDTFLQDGQPCASGRARCYSGACATYEGQCQQLLGPGASPVSSSCMAALNTRGDERGHCGQLPNGSYVTCTQQDTSCGMLQCQRGSSRGNSPEGSCQGTTLPGDEDVTDAAMVLPGTTCGPGKMCLQHRCQDVSVLGDQQCQSKCHGHGVCNNHGHCHCERGWAPPSCDSPGVGGSEDSGPAGLERGGSALPTALLLSALLGLALALGLCRARRAGLHKRLCQLGKGTSCQYSAETRVRFLGPGAADGWSGISQPEPTSGSSQGPPARPRPPQWRQATELQVMHGSKPAALGSARPDPPSRPLPPDPVPKAPPSDRPPPPTRPLPADPVLLSAQPSGPAKPPPPQRPLPSDPPGPSVSRSESPPGHPYVTVIPARPAPAPPEA; encoded by the exons ATGGGGGCGATGGGGCCGCGGCTGCTGCTGGCCGCGGGGCTGCTGCTCTCCGCTGGCACCGGGAGAGCTGCAG gtgacagctcgcagcagcagcagcacagtgaggAATCAGGACACTCCTGGTCAGTGACCCCGCGGGTGCTGTGGGATAACCGGACGCTCAGCTTGGCTGAAGCCACCCAG GGGGGGTTCCCCGCCCGTCTGacagtgctgctggagctggagggagtgcggctgctgctggagctggagcagaacTG GGAGCTGGTGCAGGGCACTGGGGCGCTGCTCTATTACCTGCCCGATGGCACACGGGTGATCCAGGAGCCCAGAGAGCAG GAGCACTGCTGCTACCAGGGGACAGTGCGGGGCTTCCCTGGCTCCTGGGCCAACCTCTGTGCCTGTGCTGGACTCAG TGGCCGCCTCTGGCTGTCGGACAGCAGGAGCTACACGCTGGAGccagacagcagcagcccagggcagcacttGGCATCCCGGCTTCGGCTGGAGCcacagagctgcaggcagggctccCAGCCTGGGGCAGAGGCAACAGAGCCCCCCTGGCCACAGAGG ggcAAGCGGGCAGCGGCAGAGCAGCGCTTTGTGGAGCTGGTGATGGTGGTGGACCACGCTGCG TTCCAGAATTACCCCAGCCTACAACGCGTTCACACCCGGACCCTGGAAATTGCCAACCAGGTGGATGTG ttCTTCCGCCCGCTGGGAGTGCGGGTGGCCCTGCTGGCCGTGGAGGTCTGGAGCGAGGGTGACAAGATCGCGGTGGGCGGCAGCGCCCGGGCCGTGCTGGAGCGGTTCCTGCGCTGGCGCCGcgaggagctgctgccccagctgccccacgACAATGCCCAGCTCCTGAC GGGTGCTCACTTCGATGATGTCTCCGTGGGGATGTCGACTCAagcttccatctgttcccccacgCGCTCCGGGGGGGTCAGCATG GATCACTCCGTCAGCGTCCTCGTCGTGGCCTCCACTGTGGCCCATCAGCTGGGGCACAACCTGGGCATGCGCCACGACGGCGCCGGGCGCCTCTGCGACTGCGGCGACCTCCGGCACGACCGCGGCTGCATCATGGCACCGCCCACGGG GTTGACACCTGGCTTGAGCTTCAGCAACTGCAGCCGGCAGGACCTGGAGCGcagcctgcagcagggccagggctggtgcCTGTCCAATGTCCCCGAGCCCCAGGTCCTGACCGGGAGCCCCACCTGCGGGAATCGCTTCGTAGAGCTGGGCGAGGAATGCGACTGCGGCCTCAGCGTG GAGTGCACCGATCCCTGCTgcaacagcagctcctgccagctgatgccagggGCCGTGTGTGCCGCCGAGGATGCCTGCTGTGAGGACTGCCAg CTGCGCCGTGCTGGCCACGTGTGTCGGGAGCCGCTGGGCGAGTGTGACCTTCCCGAGTTCTGTGACGGGGTCTCACGGCGCTGCCCCCCTGACACGTTCCTGCAGGACGGGCAGCCCTGTGCCAGCGGGCGGGCACGCTGCTACAGCGGGGCCTGTGCCACCTACgaggggcagtgccagcagctgctggggccag GTGCCAGTCCTGTGTCCAGCTCCTGCATGGCAGCCCTGAACACCAGAGGGGATGAACGTGGGCACTGTGGGCAGCTCCCCAACGGCTCCTATGTCACTTGCACCCAGCA GGACACCAGCTGTGGGATGCTGCAGTGCCAGCGCGGCAGCTCCCGTGGGAACAGCCCAGAAGGGTCCTGCCAGGGCACCACCCTGCCCGGGGATGAGGATGTGACAGATGCGGCCATGGTGCTGCCTGGCACCACCTGTGGCCCCGGGAAG ATGTGCCTCCAGCACCGGTGCCAGGACGTCTCCGTGCTGGGTGACCAGCAGTGCCAGAGCAAATGCCACGGGCACGGG GTGTGCAACAACCACGGGCACTGCCACTGTGAGCGGGGCTGGGCCCCCCCAAGCTGTGACAGCCCCGGCGTGGGGGGCAGCGAGGACAGCGGCCCTGCCGGCCTTGAGCGAG GGGGAAGCGCCCTGCCCACGGCCCTGCTGCTGAGCGCGCTGCTGGGGCTGGcgctggcactggggctgtgccgtgcccgccgtgccggccTGCACAAGCGCCTCTGCCAGCTTGGGAAAGGCACCTCCTGCCAGTACAG TGCTGAGACCCGGGTGCGGTTCCTGGGTCCCGGAGCCGCAGACGGCTGGAGCGG GATCTCACAGCCAGAGCCCACGTCGGGCAGCAGCCAAGGTCCCCCGGCGCGTCCCCGGCCGCCGCAGTGGCGGCAGGCCACAGAGCTGCAGGTCATGCATGGCAGCAAG CCGGCTGCCCTCGGCTCAGCCCGGCCTGATCCGCCCTCCCGGCCTCTCCCGCCGGACCCTGTGCCCAAG GCCCCCCCCTCGGACAGGCCGCCCCCCCCCACACGCCCGCTGCCCGCAGACCCTGTGCTGCTGAGCGCTCAG CCCTCAGGTCCGGCCAAGCCGCCCCCACCACAGCGGCCGCTGCCCTCGGACCCTCCGGGCCCTTCGGTGTCCCGCAGTGAGAGCCCCCCTGGGCACCCCTATGTCACCGTGATTCCTGCCAG gcCCGCGCCGGCGCCGCCAGAGGCCTGA
- the ADAM15 gene encoding disintegrin and metalloproteinase domain-containing protein 15 isoform X4 yields MGAMGPRLLLAAGLLLSAGTGRAAGDSSQQQQHSEESGHSWSVTPRVLWDNRTLSLAEATQGGFPARLTVLLELEGVRLLLELEQNWELVQGTGALLYYLPDGTRVIQEPREQEHCCYQGTVRGFPGSWANLCACAGLSGRLWLSDSRSYTLEPDSSSPGQHLASRLRLEPQSCRQGSQPGAEATEPPWPQRGKRAAAEQRFVELVMVVDHAAFQNYPSLQRVHTRTLEIANQVDVFFRPLGVRVALLAVEVWSEGDKIAVGGSARAVLERFLRWRREELLPQLPHDNAQLLTGAHFDDVSVGMSTQASICSPTRSGGVSMDHSVSVLVVASTVAHQLGHNLGMRHDGAGRLCDCGDLRHDRGCIMAPPTGLTPGLSFSNCSRQDLERSLQQGQGWCLSNVPEPQVLTGSPTCGNRFVELGEECDCGLSVECTDPCCNSSSCQLMPGAVCAAEDACCEDCQLRRAGHVCREPLGECDLPEFCDGVSRRCPPDTFLQDGQPCASGRARCYSGACATYEGQCQQLLGPGASPVSSSCMAALNTRGDERGHCGQLPNGSYVTCTQQDTSCGMLQCQRGSSRGNSPEGSCQGTTLPGDEDVTDAAMVLPGTTCGPGKMCLQHRCQDVSVLGDQQCQSKCHGHGVCNNHGHCHCERGWAPPSCDSPGVGGSEDSGPAGLERGGSALPTALLLSALLGLALALGLCRARRAGLHKRLCQLGKGTSCQYSAETRVRFLGPGAADGWSGISQPEPTSGSSQGPPARPRPPQWRQATELQVMHGSKPSGPAKPPPPQRPLPSDPPGPSVSRSESPPGHPYVTVIPARPAPAPPEA; encoded by the exons ATGGGGGCGATGGGGCCGCGGCTGCTGCTGGCCGCGGGGCTGCTGCTCTCCGCTGGCACCGGGAGAGCTGCAG gtgacagctcgcagcagcagcagcacagtgaggAATCAGGACACTCCTGGTCAGTGACCCCGCGGGTGCTGTGGGATAACCGGACGCTCAGCTTGGCTGAAGCCACCCAG GGGGGGTTCCCCGCCCGTCTGacagtgctgctggagctggagggagtgcggctgctgctggagctggagcagaacTG GGAGCTGGTGCAGGGCACTGGGGCGCTGCTCTATTACCTGCCCGATGGCACACGGGTGATCCAGGAGCCCAGAGAGCAG GAGCACTGCTGCTACCAGGGGACAGTGCGGGGCTTCCCTGGCTCCTGGGCCAACCTCTGTGCCTGTGCTGGACTCAG TGGCCGCCTCTGGCTGTCGGACAGCAGGAGCTACACGCTGGAGccagacagcagcagcccagggcagcacttGGCATCCCGGCTTCGGCTGGAGCcacagagctgcaggcagggctccCAGCCTGGGGCAGAGGCAACAGAGCCCCCCTGGCCACAGAGG ggcAAGCGGGCAGCGGCAGAGCAGCGCTTTGTGGAGCTGGTGATGGTGGTGGACCACGCTGCG TTCCAGAATTACCCCAGCCTACAACGCGTTCACACCCGGACCCTGGAAATTGCCAACCAGGTGGATGTG ttCTTCCGCCCGCTGGGAGTGCGGGTGGCCCTGCTGGCCGTGGAGGTCTGGAGCGAGGGTGACAAGATCGCGGTGGGCGGCAGCGCCCGGGCCGTGCTGGAGCGGTTCCTGCGCTGGCGCCGcgaggagctgctgccccagctgccccacgACAATGCCCAGCTCCTGAC GGGTGCTCACTTCGATGATGTCTCCGTGGGGATGTCGACTCAagcttccatctgttcccccacgCGCTCCGGGGGGGTCAGCATG GATCACTCCGTCAGCGTCCTCGTCGTGGCCTCCACTGTGGCCCATCAGCTGGGGCACAACCTGGGCATGCGCCACGACGGCGCCGGGCGCCTCTGCGACTGCGGCGACCTCCGGCACGACCGCGGCTGCATCATGGCACCGCCCACGGG GTTGACACCTGGCTTGAGCTTCAGCAACTGCAGCCGGCAGGACCTGGAGCGcagcctgcagcagggccagggctggtgcCTGTCCAATGTCCCCGAGCCCCAGGTCCTGACCGGGAGCCCCACCTGCGGGAATCGCTTCGTAGAGCTGGGCGAGGAATGCGACTGCGGCCTCAGCGTG GAGTGCACCGATCCCTGCTgcaacagcagctcctgccagctgatgccagggGCCGTGTGTGCCGCCGAGGATGCCTGCTGTGAGGACTGCCAg CTGCGCCGTGCTGGCCACGTGTGTCGGGAGCCGCTGGGCGAGTGTGACCTTCCCGAGTTCTGTGACGGGGTCTCACGGCGCTGCCCCCCTGACACGTTCCTGCAGGACGGGCAGCCCTGTGCCAGCGGGCGGGCACGCTGCTACAGCGGGGCCTGTGCCACCTACgaggggcagtgccagcagctgctggggccag GTGCCAGTCCTGTGTCCAGCTCCTGCATGGCAGCCCTGAACACCAGAGGGGATGAACGTGGGCACTGTGGGCAGCTCCCCAACGGCTCCTATGTCACTTGCACCCAGCA GGACACCAGCTGTGGGATGCTGCAGTGCCAGCGCGGCAGCTCCCGTGGGAACAGCCCAGAAGGGTCCTGCCAGGGCACCACCCTGCCCGGGGATGAGGATGTGACAGATGCGGCCATGGTGCTGCCTGGCACCACCTGTGGCCCCGGGAAG ATGTGCCTCCAGCACCGGTGCCAGGACGTCTCCGTGCTGGGTGACCAGCAGTGCCAGAGCAAATGCCACGGGCACGGG GTGTGCAACAACCACGGGCACTGCCACTGTGAGCGGGGCTGGGCCCCCCCAAGCTGTGACAGCCCCGGCGTGGGGGGCAGCGAGGACAGCGGCCCTGCCGGCCTTGAGCGAG GGGGAAGCGCCCTGCCCACGGCCCTGCTGCTGAGCGCGCTGCTGGGGCTGGcgctggcactggggctgtgccgtgcccgccgtgccggccTGCACAAGCGCCTCTGCCAGCTTGGGAAAGGCACCTCCTGCCAGTACAG TGCTGAGACCCGGGTGCGGTTCCTGGGTCCCGGAGCCGCAGACGGCTGGAGCGG GATCTCACAGCCAGAGCCCACGTCGGGCAGCAGCCAAGGTCCCCCGGCGCGTCCCCGGCCGCCGCAGTGGCGGCAGGCCACAGAGCTGCAGGTCATGCATGGCAGCAAG CCCTCAGGTCCGGCCAAGCCGCCCCCACCACAGCGGCCGCTGCCCTCGGACCCTCCGGGCCCTTCGGTGTCCCGCAGTGAGAGCCCCCCTGGGCACCCCTATGTCACCGTGATTCCTGCCAG gcCCGCGCCGGCGCCGCCAGAGGCCTGA
- the ADAM15 gene encoding disintegrin and metalloproteinase domain-containing protein 15 isoform X2, with amino-acid sequence MGAMGPRLLLAAGLLLSAGTGRAAGDSSQQQQHSEESGHSWSVTPRVLWDNRTLSLAEATQGGFPARLTVLLELEGVRLLLELEQNWELVQGTGALLYYLPDGTRVIQEPREQEHCCYQGTVRGFPGSWANLCACAGLSGRLWLSDSRSYTLEPDSSSPGQHLASRLRLEPQSCRQGSQPGAEATEPPWPQRGKRAAAEQRFVELVMVVDHAAFQNYPSLQRVHTRTLEIANQVDVFFRPLGVRVALLAVEVWSEGDKIAVGGSARAVLERFLRWRREELLPQLPHDNAQLLTGAHFDDVSVGMSTQASICSPTRSGGVSMDHSVSVLVVASTVAHQLGHNLGMRHDGAGRLCDCGDLRHDRGCIMAPPTGLTPGLSFSNCSRQDLERSLQQGQGWCLSNVPEPQVLTGSPTCGNRFVELGEECDCGLSVECTDPCCNSSSCQLMPGAVCAAEDACCEDCQLRRAGHVCREPLGECDLPEFCDGVSRRCPPDTFLQDGQPCASGRARCYSGACATYEGQCQQLLGPGASPVSSSCMAALNTRGDERGHCGQLPNGSYVTCTQQDTSCGMLQCQRGSSRGNSPEGSCQGTTLPGDEDVTDAAMVLPGTTCGPGKMCLQHRCQDVSVLGDQQCQSKCHGHGVCNNHGHCHCERGWAPPSCDSPGVGGSEDSGPAGLERGGSALPTALLLSALLGLALALGLCRARRAGLHKRLCQLGKGTSCQYRISQPEPTSGSSQGPPARPRPPQWRQATELQVMHGSKPAALGSARPDPPSRPLPPDPVPKVMPGQGGGHPPAHPGPAACLAALQLSGTCVTRLSPNPSSPAGRWFPRCPTCPPLSHCPSLSAQAPPSDRPPPPTRPLPADPVLLSAQPSGPAKPPPPQRPLPSDPPGPSVSRSESPPGHPYVTVIPARPAPAPPEA; translated from the exons ATGGGGGCGATGGGGCCGCGGCTGCTGCTGGCCGCGGGGCTGCTGCTCTCCGCTGGCACCGGGAGAGCTGCAG gtgacagctcgcagcagcagcagcacagtgaggAATCAGGACACTCCTGGTCAGTGACCCCGCGGGTGCTGTGGGATAACCGGACGCTCAGCTTGGCTGAAGCCACCCAG GGGGGGTTCCCCGCCCGTCTGacagtgctgctggagctggagggagtgcggctgctgctggagctggagcagaacTG GGAGCTGGTGCAGGGCACTGGGGCGCTGCTCTATTACCTGCCCGATGGCACACGGGTGATCCAGGAGCCCAGAGAGCAG GAGCACTGCTGCTACCAGGGGACAGTGCGGGGCTTCCCTGGCTCCTGGGCCAACCTCTGTGCCTGTGCTGGACTCAG TGGCCGCCTCTGGCTGTCGGACAGCAGGAGCTACACGCTGGAGccagacagcagcagcccagggcagcacttGGCATCCCGGCTTCGGCTGGAGCcacagagctgcaggcagggctccCAGCCTGGGGCAGAGGCAACAGAGCCCCCCTGGCCACAGAGG ggcAAGCGGGCAGCGGCAGAGCAGCGCTTTGTGGAGCTGGTGATGGTGGTGGACCACGCTGCG TTCCAGAATTACCCCAGCCTACAACGCGTTCACACCCGGACCCTGGAAATTGCCAACCAGGTGGATGTG ttCTTCCGCCCGCTGGGAGTGCGGGTGGCCCTGCTGGCCGTGGAGGTCTGGAGCGAGGGTGACAAGATCGCGGTGGGCGGCAGCGCCCGGGCCGTGCTGGAGCGGTTCCTGCGCTGGCGCCGcgaggagctgctgccccagctgccccacgACAATGCCCAGCTCCTGAC GGGTGCTCACTTCGATGATGTCTCCGTGGGGATGTCGACTCAagcttccatctgttcccccacgCGCTCCGGGGGGGTCAGCATG GATCACTCCGTCAGCGTCCTCGTCGTGGCCTCCACTGTGGCCCATCAGCTGGGGCACAACCTGGGCATGCGCCACGACGGCGCCGGGCGCCTCTGCGACTGCGGCGACCTCCGGCACGACCGCGGCTGCATCATGGCACCGCCCACGGG GTTGACACCTGGCTTGAGCTTCAGCAACTGCAGCCGGCAGGACCTGGAGCGcagcctgcagcagggccagggctggtgcCTGTCCAATGTCCCCGAGCCCCAGGTCCTGACCGGGAGCCCCACCTGCGGGAATCGCTTCGTAGAGCTGGGCGAGGAATGCGACTGCGGCCTCAGCGTG GAGTGCACCGATCCCTGCTgcaacagcagctcctgccagctgatgccagggGCCGTGTGTGCCGCCGAGGATGCCTGCTGTGAGGACTGCCAg CTGCGCCGTGCTGGCCACGTGTGTCGGGAGCCGCTGGGCGAGTGTGACCTTCCCGAGTTCTGTGACGGGGTCTCACGGCGCTGCCCCCCTGACACGTTCCTGCAGGACGGGCAGCCCTGTGCCAGCGGGCGGGCACGCTGCTACAGCGGGGCCTGTGCCACCTACgaggggcagtgccagcagctgctggggccag GTGCCAGTCCTGTGTCCAGCTCCTGCATGGCAGCCCTGAACACCAGAGGGGATGAACGTGGGCACTGTGGGCAGCTCCCCAACGGCTCCTATGTCACTTGCACCCAGCA GGACACCAGCTGTGGGATGCTGCAGTGCCAGCGCGGCAGCTCCCGTGGGAACAGCCCAGAAGGGTCCTGCCAGGGCACCACCCTGCCCGGGGATGAGGATGTGACAGATGCGGCCATGGTGCTGCCTGGCACCACCTGTGGCCCCGGGAAG ATGTGCCTCCAGCACCGGTGCCAGGACGTCTCCGTGCTGGGTGACCAGCAGTGCCAGAGCAAATGCCACGGGCACGGG GTGTGCAACAACCACGGGCACTGCCACTGTGAGCGGGGCTGGGCCCCCCCAAGCTGTGACAGCCCCGGCGTGGGGGGCAGCGAGGACAGCGGCCCTGCCGGCCTTGAGCGAG GGGGAAGCGCCCTGCCCACGGCCCTGCTGCTGAGCGCGCTGCTGGGGCTGGcgctggcactggggctgtgccgtgcccgccgtgccggccTGCACAAGCGCCTCTGCCAGCTTGGGAAAGGCACCTCCTGCCAGTACAG GATCTCACAGCCAGAGCCCACGTCGGGCAGCAGCCAAGGTCCCCCGGCGCGTCCCCGGCCGCCGCAGTGGCGGCAGGCCACAGAGCTGCAGGTCATGCATGGCAGCAAG CCGGCTGCCCTCGGCTCAGCCCGGCCTGATCCGCCCTCCCGGCCTCTCCCGCCGGACCCTGTGCCCAAGGTAATGCCCGGGCAGGGCGGGGGgcaccccccagcccaccctggaCCCGCTGCATGTCTGGCTGCGCTCCAGCTCTCGGGGACCTGTGTGACACggctgtccccaaacccctccagcccAGCGGGACGCTGGTTCCCGCGCTGCCCCACTTGTCCCCCGCTGTCACACTGTCCCTCTCTCTCTGCCCAGGCCCCCCCCTCGGACAGGCCGCCCCCCCCCACACGCCCGCTGCCCGCAGACCCTGTGCTGCTGAGCGCTCAG CCCTCAGGTCCGGCCAAGCCGCCCCCACCACAGCGGCCGCTGCCCTCGGACCCTCCGGGCCCTTCGGTGTCCCGCAGTGAGAGCCCCCCTGGGCACCCCTATGTCACCGTGATTCCTGCCAG gcCCGCGCCGGCGCCGCCAGAGGCCTGA